The DNA region GGGTTGCGACGAGCCCGTTTGAGTCCTTCGAAGTACGCGGGCTCCGTGGCCTCGGCACCGCAGACGACGAGCATCGACGTTCGCTGTTCCCGGAACGCCGATCGCCGCCGACCGCTGTTCTCCCGGCGGGTCATCTGCCCAGCACTGCCTCGGTGAAGTCGCCCAGTACCGGCACGGCCCCGTAGCTACCAGCGAGATAACGCCGTTCGGTGTTCTGGTCTTTGCGCGGTTTGAAGTCCGTGAGCGGATACAGCTCGCTGGCGCCCGCGGTGTTCTTGTCGACGAACCAGATCTGGTCCCGTTCCAGGACGCTGCCACCGAGCATGGTGCCCTGGAGACTCGTGTCGTGGGTGGTGAAGACGAGCTGGGCGCCGTTGGGGTTGGTCACTTCGGACTGAAAGAGGCTCACGAGCTTCGCGGTCAGCATCGGATGCAGGCTCGAGTCGATCTCGTCGACGACGAGAACCTGCGCTTCGTCGAGCGCGTCCAGAACGGTCGGGATGAGCCTGAGCCAATTCCTGGTCCCAGCGGACTCGTCGTGCAGTTCGAACGGTGATTCGGCATCACCGTGCCAGAACCTCAGCCTCCATCGTGGCCCGGATACGGAACCGGCACCCCGCCCTGTCAGGAGCCGCACGTCCCGTTGGCTCGGCGCCTCATCGACCTGCTCCGCGAGGACATCCGCGATTCCCACATCAGCGGCGGTGAGCAAGGACAGCAACCGGTGGCTATTGCGTGCGTCGCGTTGCAGGAAATGGCCCACTCGGCTCCCCACGTCGTCGGAAGCCCACGTCCCCTCGGCCGACACGATCCGGAGAGATTGCTCGAACCAGCGATACACCGGCATCAACGGGCCGAGTTCGAGTCCGGAGCAGAAGCTCAGCAAGAGCACGTCACCACGGATCAACTCTTCCAGAGCGGCGAACTTACTCTTCAAACTCGCCGAAGTGGAACCGAATCGAAGGTCGTCTCCCGTTCGCTCGAACACCACCCGCCGACGCTTTTCGGGATAGGCATACAGCCATTCCTCGACGACCGCATCGTCACTCGCTCGGAAGCCGTACGTGTACCGCGTTCCTTCGGCAAGGATTTCGATCACGAACGTCGACGGCCGCTCCACCGCTTGGGGATCCAACCGGAATACGCTGCGTGGCCAAGCGCCGAGAAGTTTCGACGTCAGCACTCCGACCGCCATGTAGGTCAGCCCGTCGAGCAGGTTCGACTTGCCCGAGGCGTTCGCCCCGTAGATGGCCGCCACCGGAACCACCGGGCGGTCGTCCCCCGGCATCGCGGGCATCAGGAGCAGCTCATGCTCGTCACGGAACGAGCGATGGTTGCCCAACCGAAAGCTCCGGAGCACCCTGACCACCTCCCTGGCAAAGTTTCAGGCCGTTCCATGCCAGTAAACCGCACAGAACGGCCTGAAGCATCATCCAGGGCCGGGTTCAGTCGTCGGAGATGTCTCCGCCTCCTCCGTCCCCGCCGCCGCGGATCATGAACAGCACCGACTCCAGCTCCTCCGGCTTGATCAGCACGTCCCGCGCCTTCGAGCCCTCCGAAGGACCGACGACACCCCGGCTTTCCAGCAGGTCCATCAGCCGCCCGGCCTTGGCGAAGCCGACCCGCAGCTTCCGCTGCAGCATCGACGTCGAGCCGAACTGCGAGGTGACGATCAGCTCAGCCGCCTGCAACAGCACGTCGAGGTCGTCGCCGATGTCGGAGTCGATCTCCTTCTTCTCGCCCGCCTTCGCCGCGGTGACGCCGTCCTGGTAGTCCGGCTGTGCCTGCTCCTTGGCGAAGTTCACCACCGCGGAGATCTCTTCGTCGCCGACGAAGGCGCCCTGGATGCGGACCGGTTTCCCGGCACCCATCGGCAGGTATAGCGCATCACCCATACCGATGAGCTTCTCCGCGCCCGGCTGGTCGAGGATGACCCGCGAGTCGGTGAGCGACGAGGTCGCGAACGCCAGCCGCGACGGCACGTTCGTCTTGATCAGGCCGGTCACGACGTCGACCGACGGACGCTGGGTCGCCAGCACCAGGTGGATACCGGCGGCACGCGCCTTCTGGGTGATCCGGACGATCGCGTCCTCGACGTCGCGCGGGGCGGTCATCATGAGGTCGGCGAGCTCGTCGACGATGGCCATGATGTACGGGTACGGCTGGTAGACGCGCTCGCTGCCCGGCGGCGCGGTGATCTCGCCCGAGCGCACCTTCTTGTTGTAGTCGTCGATGTGCCGGACCTTGTTGACCTGCATGTCCTGATAGCGCTGCTCCATCTCCTCCACCAGCCAGGCCAGCGCCGCGGCGGCCTTCTTCGGCTGGGTGATGATGGGCGTGATCAGGTGCGGGATGCCCTCGTACGGGGTCAGCTCGACCATCTTCGGGTCGATCAGGATCATCCGGCACTCGTCCGGCGTCGACCGCGCCAGCAGCGACACCAGCATCGAGTTCACGAAGCTCGACTTACCGGAACCGGTGGACCCCGCCACCAGCAGGTGCGGCATCTTCGTCAGGTTCGCGGTGACGAAATGGCCCTCGATGTCCTTGCCGAGCCCGATGACCATCGGGTGGTTGTCCTTGACCGTCGACGGCGCGCGCAGCACGTCGCCGAGGCGCACCATCTCGCGGTCGGAGTTCGGCACCTCGATACCGACGGCGGATTTGCCGGGGATCGGCGCCAGCAGCCGGACGTTGTCGGTCGCCACCGCGTAGGCGATGTTCTTGGTCAGCGCGGTGATCTTCTCGACCTTCACGCCGGGGCCGAGCTCGACCTCGTACCGGGTGACCGTCGGCCCCCGCGTGAAGCCGGTGACCTGCGCGTCGACGTTGAACTGCTCCAGCACGCCGGTGATCGCCTCGATCATGGCGTCGTTGGCCTTGCTGCGGGACTTCGGCGCGTCGCCGAGCTTCAGCAGGTCCGGCGGCGGGAGCTTGTAGTCGCCCTCGACGGTCCTAGTGACCGCCAGCGGCGCCTCGGCCTTCTTCGGCTTCTTCTCTTCGACAGGCTTGGGAGCGGGCTTCGGCGGGCGCAGCGGCGTCGGCGCTTCGGCCAGCGCGGCCTCGATGTCGAGCTGCTCGCCCTCCTGGTCGGCCGAAGCCTGGCGGCGGCGCGACGGCTTCCGCAGGCGGACCGACTTCGGATCGGCCTCGGTGACGGCGTCGCGTTCCTCGTGGATGGCCTTGCGCTCGGCCTCGGCCTCTTCGATCTCTTCGGGGTCGAGACCCCAGTTCCGCAGGCGGTGCGGGATCTCCCGGACCGGCGTCCCGGTGAACACGAGCGTGCCGAACAGCAGCGCAAGCACCAGCAGCGGCACCGCGACCCACGTGGTGACGCCCATGGTCAGCAGGCCGCCGGAGAACGCGCCGATCACCCCGCCGGCGTACATCCGGCCGTCGTTGGTCTCGGGCAGCGCGGTGAAGATGTGCAGCAGGCCGAGTACCGCCAGGACCACCAGCAGGGTGCCGATGACCATCCGCGGCCGGGCCTCGGGCACCGGCTCGGACCGCATCAGCGCGACGGCCACCACGGTGAGCACCAGCGGCAGCGTCACCGCCCCGGCGCCCAGCAGGGAACGGGTGCCGACCTCGACCCAGCCGCCGATCGGGCCGGCGGCCCGCCACCAGACACCGAACGCGATCACCAGCGCCAGCGCGATGAGACCGAGGGCGAGACCGTCGCGACGGTGCTCGGGTTCCAGTTCGCGGCCGCGGCCGACCGTACGGGCGAGGGTGCCGAGGCCCTTCGCGAGCAGGTTCCAGGTGCCGCGCACGCCTTTGGCGAACGTGCCGGACGAGCGCTTCCGCGGCGCCGGTCGCCGTGGAGCGGGCTTCCTCGCAGCCGTTGACCTGGGCTTCGCCGGGGTACGCGGCTTTCGCGCCGGCCCCTTGCTGCCGCCGCTTCGCGCCGTACTCCGCTTCCTGGTCGTCGACCCGCTAGCCATGTCTCCACGGTAACCGCCTCGACCCTCCAGCCCCGGCTGCCACTCGGAGCACATCCGGAACATTCGTCTCAGGTCACAGCTTGAGCGGCCATCCGGGTGAAAAGGGGTTCATGACATGCTCTGCCCCATGTTCGCGCTGCATCAGGAGGATAATTCGGCTCGCCGCGCCCCGGCCATCTGGCGCACGATGCTGAACATCGACCGGGGGCTGGTCAACTTCGTCGGCAAACTGACCGTCACCGGCGGTGTTTCGGCGGAACTGCGACGGCGGCCCCTGCTCATGACGGCCAACCACATCGGCGTGTTCGACGCGTTCGTGCTGATGGCGGCCTGCAAACGGATCGGCATCAACCCGCGGTTCATGCTGGCGGGCGGCATCCTCGACGCACCGGTCATCGGCCCGGCGCTGCGGGTCAGCGGTCACCTGCGGGTCGACCGCAAAGAGGCGTCGACGGCCGTCGGCCAGTTCGCCGAAGCCGCCGAAGCACTGCGGACCACCCGCGACCCGCTGATCGTCTACCCCGAGGGCCGGATCAGCCACGACCCCGGCCTGTGGCCGGAGCGGGGCAAGACCGGCGCGGCGCGGCTGGCGCTGGCCGCCGGGGTGCCGGTGATCCCGATCAGCCAGTGGGGCGCGCACGAGGCCGTCTACTGGGGGACGGAGACCGTCAACGGCCCCGCCGATCTGGTGCCGCTCGCCAAGTCCGGGCTGAGCGCGCCCATGCGGCGGCCGCGGTTCAAGGTGCACTTCGGCGACCCTGTCGACCTGTCGGAGGTCGAGCCGGAGCGGCCGGGCGCCGGGGTCCGAGCGCACGCCAAGATCATGCAGGCGATCACCGACGGCCTGGTCCCGCTGCGCCGCGACGAACTGGACAAGCCCCGGTTCCACGACCCGACGCGGCCGACGGACACCGTCAGCCCCTGGAAGAAGCACTGAGTTCCGGATCCTGAGACGGGGGCTCACGCTCGCCTAGGGTCGGCGGACGTGAGCACCCGCATCCTCGTCGTCTACTACAGCGCGACCGGCAACACCGCGAAACTGGCGTCGGCGCTGGCCGGCGGCGCCCGCGAGGCCGAAGCCGACGTCCGCGTCCGCACGGTTCCCGAAACCGCCCCGCCCGGTGCGGTGGCGAGCAATCCGCGCTGGCAGGCGTGGGTGGACGCAGGGCCGCACCACGAGACGGCGACGCTGGAAGACCTGGAGTGGGCCGACGGTTTCGCGGCGGGCAGCCCGACCCGGTTCGGTGGCCCCGCCGCGCAACTGAAGTCCTTTTTGGACAGTACGGGCGGGCTGTGGGCCAAGGGAAAGCTCGTGAACAAGGTCGCGACGTCGTTCACCACCGCGTCCACCGCGCACGGCGGGCTCGAATCGACCGTGCTCGCGACGAACAACATCTTCTACCACTGGGGCGCCATCGTCCTGCCGCTCGGCTACACCGATCCGCGACTGCTCGAATCGGGCAATCCGTACGGTGGCTCGTTCGTCTCGCGCAAGTCCGCCGAGCCCGACGATCTCGCCCTCGACGCCCTCCGTCTGCAGGGGCGACGGCTCGCCACCGTCTCGCGCTACATCGCCGACGGGCTCTTCAAGGACGGGTGAAGGGAACCGCGCGGCCTTCTCCCGCGTCGTAGAGTGGTCACACAGCGTCACGCTACGGGGAGGAAGCGGGATGACCGGCGGGTACGAGGTGGCTCTGGGGGCGATCGGCGCGGCGTCAAGCGCGGCGAGAAGGGCTTCGGCCGATGTCGGGAAGGTGGACCTCGCGGCCACGCTCGCCGGCGTCGCGACGGGTTTGCCGGGCGGCGTTTCCGGTGAAGCGGCCCGGCTGCTCGCGGACGCCTGGGGCCGCGCGGTGCCCGGATGGGCCGGGAACACCGCGGACTACGCCGAACGGCTCGACGCGGCGGCCGTCCGCTACCGCGCCAACGAGCTGGCGGCGTCACGGGAACTCCCCGTCTGATGCTCACCTGGGGAGACGTGCGCCGGTGGGATCCGGCCGCGATCGGCGAGGTCGCCGACGCGCTCAACGACGGGTGCACCCGGATCGTCGCCGCGAACGACGACGTCGAAGCCATGGCGCGCTTCACGGGCTGGACCGGCGACGCCGCCATCGCCGCGTCGACGCGGGGCGAATCGCTGACGTCGACCTTGGAGCGGCTCGTCGCCGGGGCGTCCGCGGTCCGGCGGGGCGCGCACGAGGTGCAGATCGCGCTGGACCGGATCGTCGCGTTCGTGCGGGAGACCGACGAACTGGCCCACCGGAACGGCCTGGCCATCGGTGCCGGTGGCGAGATCACCGTCGGCGTCGCGCGGCCTGACCAGGCTCGCGTGATGGCGGAACTGGCCGACAGGGTCGAACAGGGCCTGCGCCGCGCGACCGACGTCGACGCCGATTTCGCCGAGATCCTGCGCCGCGCGCTGCGGGGCGAGATCACCGAGCAGGGTGGCGGCACGCTCGCCCAAGCGGCCGACGCCGGAGCCGCGCAAAGCGGCCTGTCGATCATCGGCCCGCCGGAGAACGGCACTCCCGGTGACAACAAGGCCTGGTGGGCGAGCCTGTCGGACACGGCGAAAGTCGCCCTGCTGCAAGGAAATCCCGGGCTCATCGGGAATCTCGACGGCATTCCGGCGGCCGACCGCGACGCCGCCAACCGCGCCGTCCTCGCCCGCGAGATCGCGCGGCTGCAAGGTGATCCCAAACTCAAGGGACTCGAAGCCATCCAACAGCGGCTGGACCGGTCGGAGCCGCGGGCGTTCCTGCTGGGGCTGGACACCGGCGGCGACGGGAAGGCGATCGTGTCCGCGGGGAATCCCGACACCGCGGTGAACGTGGCGACATACGTGCCGGGGACCGGTTCGGAGTTGTCGAAAATCGGCGGCGATCTCAACCGGTCCGACAAGATGTGGGCCGCGGCGACCACGTCGGGCTCGCCCTCGACCGCCGTGATCACCTGGCTCGGCTACGACGCGCCGAACGAGATCACCGACGCCGCGAGCGCCGAGTACGCCGACGGCGGCAAGGCGGCCCTCGCGCAATTCCAAGACGGGCTACGGGAAACGCATCAAGGGCCGCCCTCGCACAACACGGTGATGGGG from Amycolatopsis sp. EV170708-02-1 includes:
- a CDS encoding ATP/GTP-binding protein, which encodes MAAIYGANASGKSNLLDGLTYMAVGVLTSKLLGAWPRSVFRLDPQAVERPSTFVIEILAEGTRYTYGFRASDDAVVEEWLYAYPEKRRRVVFERTGDDLRFGSTSASLKSKFAALEELIRGDVLLLSFCSGLELGPLMPVYRWFEQSLRIVSAEGTWASDDVGSRVGHFLQRDARNSHRLLSLLTAADVGIADVLAEQVDEAPSQRDVRLLTGRGAGSVSGPRWRLRFWHGDAESPFELHDESAGTRNWLRLIPTVLDALDEAQVLVVDEIDSSLHPMLTAKLVSLFQSEVTNPNGAQLVFTTHDTSLQGTMLGGSVLERDQIWFVDKNTAGASELYPLTDFKPRKDQNTERRYLAGSYGAVPVLGDFTEAVLGR
- a CDS encoding DNA translocase FtsK is translated as MRGTWNLLAKGLGTLARTVGRGRELEPEHRRDGLALGLIALALVIAFGVWWRAAGPIGGWVEVGTRSLLGAGAVTLPLVLTVVAVALMRSEPVPEARPRMVIGTLLVVLAVLGLLHIFTALPETNDGRMYAGGVIGAFSGGLLTMGVTTWVAVPLLVLALLFGTLVFTGTPVREIPHRLRNWGLDPEEIEEAEAERKAIHEERDAVTEADPKSVRLRKPSRRRQASADQEGEQLDIEAALAEAPTPLRPPKPAPKPVEEKKPKKAEAPLAVTRTVEGDYKLPPPDLLKLGDAPKSRSKANDAMIEAITGVLEQFNVDAQVTGFTRGPTVTRYEVELGPGVKVEKITALTKNIAYAVATDNVRLLAPIPGKSAVGIEVPNSDREMVRLGDVLRAPSTVKDNHPMVIGLGKDIEGHFVTANLTKMPHLLVAGSTGSGKSSFVNSMLVSLLARSTPDECRMILIDPKMVELTPYEGIPHLITPIITQPKKAAAALAWLVEEMEQRYQDMQVNKVRHIDDYNKKVRSGEITAPPGSERVYQPYPYIMAIVDELADLMMTAPRDVEDAIVRITQKARAAGIHLVLATQRPSVDVVTGLIKTNVPSRLAFATSSLTDSRVILDQPGAEKLIGMGDALYLPMGAGKPVRIQGAFVGDEEISAVVNFAKEQAQPDYQDGVTAAKAGEKKEIDSDIGDDLDVLLQAAELIVTSQFGSTSMLQRKLRVGFAKAGRLMDLLESRGVVGPSEGSKARDVLIKPEELESVLFMIRGGGDGGGGDISDD
- a CDS encoding 1-acyl-sn-glycerol-3-phosphate acyltransferase, which produces MFALHQEDNSARRAPAIWRTMLNIDRGLVNFVGKLTVTGGVSAELRRRPLLMTANHIGVFDAFVLMAACKRIGINPRFMLAGGILDAPVIGPALRVSGHLRVDRKEASTAVGQFAEAAEALRTTRDPLIVYPEGRISHDPGLWPERGKTGAARLALAAGVPVIPISQWGAHEAVYWGTETVNGPADLVPLAKSGLSAPMRRPRFKVHFGDPVDLSEVEPERPGAGVRAHAKIMQAITDGLVPLRRDELDKPRFHDPTRPTDTVSPWKKH
- the wrbA gene encoding NAD(P)H:quinone oxidoreductase — protein: MSTRILVVYYSATGNTAKLASALAGGAREAEADVRVRTVPETAPPGAVASNPRWQAWVDAGPHHETATLEDLEWADGFAAGSPTRFGGPAAQLKSFLDSTGGLWAKGKLVNKVATSFTTASTAHGGLESTVLATNNIFYHWGAIVLPLGYTDPRLLESGNPYGGSFVSRKSAEPDDLALDALRLQGRRLATVSRYIADGLFKDG
- a CDS encoding alpha/beta hydrolase, whose protein sequence is MLTWGDVRRWDPAAIGEVADALNDGCTRIVAANDDVEAMARFTGWTGDAAIAASTRGESLTSTLERLVAGASAVRRGAHEVQIALDRIVAFVRETDELAHRNGLAIGAGGEITVGVARPDQARVMAELADRVEQGLRRATDVDADFAEILRRALRGEITEQGGGTLAQAADAGAAQSGLSIIGPPENGTPGDNKAWWASLSDTAKVALLQGNPGLIGNLDGIPAADRDAANRAVLAREIARLQGDPKLKGLEAIQQRLDRSEPRAFLLGLDTGGDGKAIVSAGNPDTAVNVATYVPGTGSELSKIGGDLNRSDKMWAAATTSGSPSTAVITWLGYDAPNEITDAASAEYADGGKAALAQFQDGLRETHQGPPSHNTVMGHSYGTTVVGHAAVDGGLAADELVFVASPGVGAHDVSELRLDGVNQDEIGKHVHATVAEHDMINLANLEIAGYDPILGQDPTDADFGGQVFTSAPGTDGWGGYSKEAHSEYWEDNNPSLRNLGLIIAGKPSS